Proteins found in one Serinicoccus marinus DSM 15273 genomic segment:
- the purU gene encoding formyltetrahydrofolate deformylase, which yields MSPETSRDFVLTLSCPDRAGVVHAVAGAMLEHDLTITESQQFADPSTGEFHLRMEATREGSPIEVEALRAGLTPVADGLAGQWQVHDRAEPHRLLVMVSRMGHCLNDLLFRARTGQLPVTIPAIVSNHEDFRGLAEWHGIPFHHVPITADTKPEAEARLRGIVDDHDVDTIALARYMQVLSPDLCRDYSGRIINIHHSLLPSFKGAKPYTQAHDRGVKVIGATAHYVTADLDEGPIIEQDFRRVDHRLTPAQLAQQGQEVEAAAFSRAIRWHAEHRVVLRGGRTIVFS from the coding sequence GTGAGCCCCGAGACGAGCCGTGACTTCGTGCTGACCCTCTCCTGTCCGGACCGCGCCGGCGTCGTCCATGCCGTCGCGGGCGCGATGCTCGAGCACGACCTGACGATCACCGAGAGCCAGCAGTTCGCCGACCCGAGCACCGGCGAGTTCCACCTGCGCATGGAGGCCACCCGGGAGGGGAGCCCGATCGAGGTCGAGGCGCTCCGGGCCGGTCTGACCCCGGTCGCGGACGGGTTGGCGGGTCAGTGGCAGGTGCACGACCGCGCCGAGCCGCACCGGCTGCTCGTCATGGTGAGCCGCATGGGTCACTGCCTCAACGACCTGCTCTTCCGGGCGCGGACCGGGCAGCTGCCGGTGACGATCCCGGCGATCGTGTCGAACCACGAGGACTTCCGTGGCCTGGCGGAGTGGCACGGCATCCCCTTCCACCACGTCCCGATCACCGCCGACACCAAGCCGGAGGCCGAGGCGCGGCTGCGCGGGATCGTCGACGATCACGACGTCGACACCATCGCGCTGGCGCGCTACATGCAGGTCCTCTCGCCGGACCTGTGCCGTGACTACTCCGGGCGGATCATCAACATCCACCACTCCCTGCTGCCGAGCTTCAAGGGGGCCAAGCCCTACACCCAGGCGCACGACCGCGGTGTCAAGGTCATCGGTGCGACAGCGCACTACGTGACGGCCGACCTGGACGAGGGCCCGATCATCGAGCAGGACTTCCGCCGGGTCGACCACCGGCTCACCCCCGCCCAGCTCGCCCAGCAGGGCCAGGAGGTCGAGGCGGCAGCCTTCTCGCGGGCGATCCGCTGGCACGCCGAGCACCGCGTGGTCCTGCGCGGCGGCCGCACCATCGTCTTCAGCTGA
- the cutA gene encoding divalent-cation tolerance protein CutA, producing the protein MSDMKERPQLIEVRISVPTKESAKNISEELVGRRLAGCVQILGPMTSVYSWRGRVHESQEWLLLAKTTEGNFDDLVGATKSLHGYEVPEVMAVPVTSALGEYVDWITDHLQGRDQAGWGLESTG; encoded by the coding sequence ATGAGCGACATGAAGGAACGACCACAGCTGATCGAGGTACGCATCAGCGTGCCCACCAAGGAGTCGGCCAAGAACATCTCCGAGGAGCTCGTCGGCCGTCGGCTGGCGGGCTGCGTGCAGATCCTGGGCCCGATGACCTCCGTCTACAGTTGGCGCGGCCGGGTCCACGAGAGCCAGGAGTGGTTGCTGCTGGCGAAGACCACCGAGGGGAACTTCGACGACCTCGTCGGGGCGACGAAGTCCCTGCACGGCTACGAGGTGCCGGAGGTGATGGCGGTGCCGGTGACCTCTGCCCTGGGGGAGTACGTCGACTGGATCACCGACCACCTGCAGGGCCGTGACCAGGCCGGGTGGGGCCTGGAGTCCACCGGCTGA
- the dcd gene encoding dCTP deaminase, which yields MLLSDRDILAAVDAGRVRLDPWDPQMVQPSSVDIRLDRFFRLFDNHKYAVIDPAQEQPDLTRLVEVEPQESFVLHPGEFVLGSTYEEVSLPDDIAARVEGKSSLGRLGLLTHAAAGFVDPGFTGHVTLELSNVATLPIVLHPGMKIGQLCFFRLSSASEHPYGSSAKGSHYQGQRGPTASRSWSNFTRVDVRR from the coding sequence GTGCTGCTCTCCGATCGCGACATCCTCGCCGCCGTCGACGCCGGACGGGTCCGGCTGGACCCGTGGGACCCGCAGATGGTCCAGCCCTCGAGCGTGGACATCCGCCTGGACCGCTTCTTCCGGCTCTTCGACAACCACAAGTACGCGGTCATCGACCCGGCGCAGGAGCAGCCGGACCTGACCCGTCTGGTCGAGGTCGAGCCGCAGGAGAGCTTCGTGCTGCATCCCGGCGAGTTCGTGCTCGGGTCCACCTACGAGGAGGTCTCCCTCCCCGACGACATCGCCGCGCGGGTCGAGGGCAAGTCGTCGCTGGGGCGCCTGGGCCTGCTGACGCACGCCGCGGCGGGCTTCGTGGACCCGGGTTTCACCGGCCACGTGACCCTCGAGCTGTCCAACGTGGCGACCCTCCCGATCGTGCTCCACCCCGGGATGAAGATCGGTCAGCTGTGCTTCTTCCGGCTCAGCTCGGCCTCCGAGCATCCCTACGGCAGTTCGGCCAAGGGCAGCCACTACCAGGGCCAGCGGGGTCCGACCGCCAGCCGGTCGTGGTCCAACTTCACCCGCGTCGACGTCCGCCGCTGA
- a CDS encoding SDR family NAD(P)-dependent oxidoreductase — MPLDYAQMFRLDGRHAVVLGCGGIGAEIVAGLAAQGARVSCLDKDPAVAEAALERAPGGAAYPVDVLDPDGLRPMADALGGVDVLVLTAAMNVRKRLLDYSAEEFDRVVALNLRGTFDAVRAFAPRMAERGRGSIVALTSIRAVTVEPGQGVYAATKAGVQQLVRTWAAELGPAGVRINAVAPGVVATPLTQQIRDDAEWDRAYAEKSALGRWARPEELVGATCWLASDAASFVTGSQVMVDGGWTAIDGRFTPPT, encoded by the coding sequence ATGCCTCTCGACTACGCCCAGATGTTCCGTCTCGACGGGCGGCACGCCGTCGTGCTCGGGTGCGGCGGCATCGGTGCCGAGATCGTGGCCGGCCTGGCCGCGCAGGGGGCGCGGGTCAGCTGCCTCGACAAAGACCCGGCGGTCGCCGAGGCCGCGCTCGAGCGCGCGCCGGGCGGGGCGGCATACCCCGTCGATGTGCTCGACCCGGACGGCCTGCGACCTATGGCTGACGCCCTCGGCGGCGTCGACGTGCTCGTGCTGACCGCGGCGATGAACGTGCGCAAGCGGCTGCTGGACTACAGCGCCGAGGAGTTCGACCGGGTCGTGGCCCTCAACCTGCGCGGGACCTTCGACGCGGTGCGGGCCTTCGCGCCGCGCATGGCCGAGCGGGGTCGCGGATCGATCGTCGCGCTGACCTCGATCCGCGCGGTGACCGTCGAGCCGGGGCAGGGGGTGTATGCCGCGACCAAGGCCGGCGTGCAGCAGCTCGTCCGGACCTGGGCGGCCGAGCTCGGGCCGGCCGGCGTGCGGATCAACGCGGTCGCGCCCGGCGTGGTGGCGACCCCGTTGACCCAGCAGATCCGCGACGACGCCGAGTGGGACCGGGCGTATGCCGAGAAGTCGGCGCTCGGTCGCTGGGCGCGGCCGGAGGAGCTGGTCGGGGCGACGTGCTGGCTGGCGTCCGACGCCGCGAGCTTCGTCACCGGCAGCCAGGTCATGGTCGACGGCGGCTGGACCGCGATCGACGGACGGTTCACCCCGCCCACCTGA
- a CDS encoding AMP-binding protein, which yields MSEALAHDIGATDPPLLDQTIGESLDATAEEHGDREALVEVATGRRWTYAELRGDVNLLARAFVASGVRRGDRVGIWAPNCAEWTLVQLATAKIGAILVTINPAYRSHELAFVLRQAGVSTVVVAQEFKGSRYPDLVEQVREECPELVQVLVIGDAAWEDLLAGAHQVSPGRLAELQGSLTPDEPINIQYTSGTTGFPRGATLSHRNILNNGYFVGEGCRYTERDVICIPVPFYHCFGMVMGNLAAVTHGSSMVIPGPGFDPAATLRAVREERCTSLYGVPTMFIAELELIGSDDDYSLDDLATVRTGIMAGSLCPASVMRSLIDAGVREMTICYGMTETSPVSTQTATSDPFEKKVGTVGRVGPHLEVQVVDPTTREVLQRGEPGELCTAGYSVMLGYWEEPEKTAEVLRDGWMSTGDIAVMDEDGYVEITGRIKDMVIRGGENIYPREVEEFLYTHPDVVDAQVVGVPDERYGEELMAWLRLREGAEELTAEAVREFCTGSLAHYKIPRHVQVVDEFPMTVTGKVRKVELRERGEEILRHP from the coding sequence ATGTCCGAGGCACTGGCGCACGACATCGGCGCGACCGACCCTCCGCTGCTGGACCAGACCATCGGCGAGAGCCTCGACGCCACGGCGGAGGAGCACGGGGACCGCGAGGCTCTGGTCGAGGTCGCGACCGGCCGCCGCTGGACGTATGCCGAGCTGCGCGGCGACGTGAACCTGCTCGCGCGGGCGTTCGTCGCCTCCGGCGTCCGCCGCGGCGACCGGGTCGGCATCTGGGCGCCGAACTGTGCCGAGTGGACCCTCGTGCAGCTGGCGACGGCGAAGATCGGCGCGATCCTCGTGACCATCAACCCGGCATACCGCTCGCACGAGCTCGCCTTCGTGCTGCGGCAGGCGGGGGTCAGCACGGTGGTGGTCGCGCAGGAGTTCAAGGGGTCGCGCTACCCGGACCTGGTCGAGCAGGTGCGCGAGGAGTGCCCCGAGCTGGTGCAGGTGCTCGTCATCGGCGACGCGGCGTGGGAGGACCTCCTCGCCGGGGCGCACCAGGTCAGCCCGGGCCGGCTGGCCGAGCTGCAGGGGTCGCTGACCCCGGACGAGCCGATCAACATCCAGTACACCTCGGGCACCACCGGCTTCCCCAGGGGCGCGACGCTGTCGCACCGCAACATCCTCAACAACGGCTACTTCGTCGGGGAGGGGTGCCGCTACACCGAACGCGACGTGATCTGCATACCGGTGCCCTTCTACCACTGCTTCGGCATGGTCATGGGCAATCTCGCCGCGGTGACGCACGGCTCCTCGATGGTGATCCCCGGGCCCGGCTTCGACCCCGCCGCGACGCTGCGGGCGGTGCGCGAGGAGCGGTGCACCTCGCTCTACGGCGTGCCCACGATGTTCATCGCCGAGCTGGAGCTCATCGGGTCCGACGACGACTACTCCCTCGACGACCTGGCCACGGTCCGGACCGGGATCATGGCCGGCTCGCTGTGCCCGGCCTCGGTGATGCGCTCGCTCATCGATGCGGGCGTGCGGGAGATGACGATCTGCTACGGCATGACCGAGACCTCGCCGGTGTCGACCCAGACCGCCACCTCGGACCCTTTCGAGAAGAAGGTCGGCACCGTCGGCCGCGTCGGGCCGCACCTCGAGGTGCAGGTGGTCGACCCCACGACACGCGAGGTGCTGCAGCGCGGGGAGCCGGGCGAGCTCTGCACCGCCGGCTACTCGGTGATGCTCGGCTACTGGGAGGAGCCGGAGAAGACCGCCGAGGTCCTGCGGGACGGCTGGATGTCCACCGGCGACATCGCCGTGATGGACGAGGACGGGTATGTCGAGATCACCGGCCGCATCAAGGACATGGTGATCCGGGGCGGGGAGAACATCTACCCGCGAGAGGTCGAGGAGTTCCTCTACACCCACCCCGACGTGGTCGACGCCCAGGTGGTGGGCGTGCCGGACGAGCGCTACGGCGAGGAGCTCATGGCCTGGTTGCGGTTGCGCGAGGGCGCCGAGGAGCTCACGGCCGAGGCGGTCAGGGAGTTCTGCACCGGATCGCTGGCGCACTACAAGATCCCCCGGCACGTGCAGGTGGTCGACGAGTTCCCGATGACGGTGACCGGCAAGGTGCGCAAGGTCGAGCTGCGCGAGCGCGGCGAGGAGATCCTCCGCCACCCCTGA
- a CDS encoding aminotransferase class III-fold pyridoxal phosphate-dependent enzyme, giving the protein MTISPDQTREARIRELSRAHVLTSWSAQAAIDPLPLAGGEGAYFWDHQGRRFLDFTSQLVNVNIGYQHPRLSAAIAEAAGGLTTVAPSFAQESRARAAAAIAGVAPEGLSKVFFTNGGAEANENALRMARAHTGRHKILAAYRSYHGATAGAITLTGEPRRWGAEPGMPGVAHFWGPHLYRSEFHASTPQEESERALAHLRHTVEAEGSHQVAAIILETVVGSNGILVPPPGYLEGVRALCDELGILLILDEVMCGFGRTGAWLALDHWGVRPDLVTFAKGVNSGYVPLGGVIVSDEVAATFDERPLPGGLTYSGHALATASALAAIEIMRDEGVVEHAAEVGERSLGPAATALLGTNPLVGDVRGLGVFWAVELVSDQGSRRPAGGETMKAVQAGCVKRGMWPLIVANRVHLVPPCVISHEDADRGVGILADALADAIP; this is encoded by the coding sequence ATGACGATCTCACCCGACCAGACCCGCGAGGCGCGCATCCGGGAGCTCTCCCGGGCGCACGTCCTGACCTCCTGGTCGGCGCAGGCCGCGATCGACCCGCTGCCGCTGGCCGGGGGAGAGGGCGCCTACTTCTGGGACCACCAGGGGCGCCGCTTCCTCGACTTCACCTCGCAGTTGGTCAACGTCAACATCGGCTACCAGCACCCACGGCTGTCCGCGGCGATCGCCGAGGCCGCCGGAGGACTCACGACCGTGGCGCCCTCCTTCGCGCAGGAGAGCCGGGCGCGCGCCGCCGCCGCCATCGCCGGCGTGGCCCCGGAGGGGTTGAGCAAGGTCTTCTTCACCAACGGCGGTGCGGAGGCCAACGAGAACGCGCTGCGGATGGCGCGGGCGCACACCGGCCGGCACAAGATCCTGGCGGCCTACCGCAGCTACCACGGCGCGACCGCGGGGGCGATCACGCTCACCGGGGAGCCGCGCCGCTGGGGCGCCGAGCCGGGTATGCCCGGCGTCGCCCACTTCTGGGGCCCGCACCTCTACCGCAGCGAGTTCCACGCGAGCACGCCGCAGGAGGAGAGCGAGCGCGCGCTCGCCCACCTGCGGCACACCGTCGAGGCGGAGGGGTCGCACCAGGTCGCCGCCATCATCCTGGAGACGGTGGTCGGGTCCAACGGCATCCTCGTGCCGCCGCCGGGCTATCTGGAGGGGGTGCGGGCGCTGTGCGACGAGCTGGGCATCCTGCTGATCCTGGACGAGGTGATGTGCGGCTTCGGCCGCACCGGGGCCTGGCTCGCCCTCGACCACTGGGGCGTCCGCCCCGACCTGGTGACCTTCGCCAAGGGCGTGAACTCCGGGTATGTCCCGCTCGGCGGCGTGATCGTCTCCGACGAGGTGGCGGCGACCTTCGACGAGCGACCGCTGCCCGGGGGGCTGACCTACTCAGGCCACGCGCTCGCGACCGCCTCGGCGCTGGCAGCGATCGAGATCATGCGCGACGAGGGGGTCGTGGAGCACGCCGCGGAGGTGGGCGAGCGCAGCCTCGGCCCCGCGGCGACCGCGCTGCTGGGCACGAATCCGCTGGTGGGGGACGTGCGCGGGCTGGGAGTCTTCTGGGCCGTGGAGCTGGTCTCGGACCAAGGCTCGCGCCGACCGGCCGGTGGTGAGACGATGAAGGCGGTGCAGGCAGGCTGTGTGAAGCGGGGGATGTGGCCGCTGATCGTCGCCAACCGTGTGCATCTCGTGCCGCCGTGCGTGATCAGCCACGAGGACGCCGATCGTGGCGTCGGGATCCTCGCGGACGCGCTGGCGGACGCGATCCCGTGA
- a CDS encoding (Fe-S)-binding protein: MSFGVLQVLAIVVAGLVTLAAVALFVRTIAGFVEQFRLGQPTQRADEPGARTVTLLREVLGHTRMGRKPWVAVAHWVVMVSFGLLFLTLVQAYGQLVDPHFVLPLIGHFWPYEWLTELFGWGAVVGIVALIVVRQRQHPRRLGRRSRFWGSTFWQAYVVELVILGVGLCIVALRALEYALGRVTGEAWATALHFPLTAWIGTLLDGLAVDTLEGAIIAVALLKILISMAWMIIIARTPTMGVAWHRFLAFFNIWFKRHPDGRTSLGAVQPIAVGGEPVDFENIEDLDEDAALGVGKVEDFTWKGLLDFSTCTECGRCQEQCPAWHTEKPLSPKMLVTSLRDQHHAVAPWLLAGQEHRDAAAQALEAAGGADADGLPEELHGIPTSAVIAAQRPLVGETEGDPTVPDGGGVIDPDVLWSCTTCGACVEQCPVDIEHVDAIVDMRRYQNLIESAFPHELGGLFKNLENKGNPWGMNARLRMDWAKGLDFDIPIVGEDLESLAEMDYLFWVGCAGAFEDRAKKTTRAVAELLHTAGVSFAVLGDGESCTGDPARRSGNEFLFQMLAMQNVEVLNEVGATKIVVTCAHCFNTLKNEYPQVGGQFEVVHHTQLLNRLVREKRLTPVSRPDTADTSGVASTAGTVTYHDPCYLGRHNQVYAPPRELLGALPGVELTEMPRHAEKSFCCGAGGARMWMEEKLGTRINLNRTEEALGTGADRIAIGCPFCRVMLSDGLTQKQAEGTGEQVEVVDVAQMLLAAVRRGESPEPAEAADSEPVA; the protein is encoded by the coding sequence ATGTCGTTCGGAGTGCTGCAGGTCCTCGCCATCGTCGTCGCGGGCCTGGTGACCCTGGCCGCGGTCGCGTTGTTCGTGCGCACGATCGCCGGTTTCGTCGAGCAGTTCCGCCTCGGGCAGCCCACGCAGCGCGCCGACGAGCCCGGCGCGCGGACGGTGACGCTGCTCCGTGAGGTGCTCGGGCATACCCGGATGGGTCGCAAGCCCTGGGTGGCGGTCGCGCACTGGGTCGTCATGGTCTCCTTCGGCCTGCTCTTCCTCACCCTGGTGCAGGCCTACGGTCAGCTGGTCGACCCGCACTTCGTCCTGCCCCTCATCGGCCACTTCTGGCCCTACGAGTGGCTGACCGAGCTCTTCGGCTGGGGCGCCGTCGTCGGTATCGTCGCGCTCATCGTCGTGCGGCAGCGGCAGCACCCGCGCCGCCTGGGCCGCCGGTCCCGCTTCTGGGGGTCGACCTTCTGGCAGGCGTACGTCGTCGAGCTGGTCATCCTCGGTGTCGGGCTGTGCATCGTGGCGCTGCGCGCCCTGGAGTATGCCCTCGGCCGGGTCACCGGCGAGGCCTGGGCCACGGCGCTGCACTTCCCGCTCACCGCGTGGATCGGGACGCTCCTCGACGGCCTCGCGGTCGACACCCTCGAGGGCGCGATCATCGCGGTGGCACTGCTCAAGATCCTCATCTCGATGGCCTGGATGATCATCATCGCGCGCACCCCCACGATGGGCGTCGCCTGGCACCGGTTCCTCGCCTTCTTCAACATCTGGTTCAAGCGGCACCCCGACGGCCGTACCTCGCTGGGGGCCGTGCAGCCGATCGCGGTCGGCGGCGAGCCGGTCGACTTCGAGAACATCGAGGACCTCGACGAGGACGCCGCGCTCGGCGTCGGCAAGGTCGAGGACTTCACCTGGAAGGGCCTGCTCGACTTCTCCACCTGCACCGAGTGCGGCCGCTGCCAGGAGCAGTGCCCGGCCTGGCACACCGAGAAGCCGCTGTCGCCGAAGATGCTCGTCACGAGCCTGCGCGACCAGCACCACGCCGTCGCGCCCTGGCTGCTCGCCGGGCAGGAGCACCGGGACGCCGCCGCCCAGGCGCTGGAGGCCGCGGGAGGTGCGGACGCGGACGGACTCCCCGAGGAGCTGCACGGCATACCGACCAGCGCGGTCATCGCCGCCCAGCGGCCGCTCGTCGGTGAGACCGAGGGCGACCCGACCGTGCCCGACGGTGGCGGCGTCATCGACCCCGACGTCCTGTGGTCGTGCACCACCTGCGGCGCCTGCGTGGAACAGTGCCCGGTCGACATCGAGCACGTCGACGCCATCGTCGACATGCGCCGCTACCAGAACCTCATCGAGTCGGCCTTCCCCCACGAGCTGGGCGGCCTGTTCAAGAACCTCGAGAACAAGGGCAACCCCTGGGGCATGAACGCCCGGCTGCGGATGGACTGGGCCAAGGGCCTCGACTTCGACATCCCCATCGTGGGCGAGGACCTCGAGAGCCTCGCCGAGATGGACTACCTCTTCTGGGTCGGCTGCGCCGGCGCCTTCGAGGACCGGGCCAAGAAGACCACCCGCGCGGTCGCCGAGCTGCTGCACACCGCCGGAGTCAGCTTCGCGGTCCTCGGCGACGGGGAGAGCTGCACCGGCGACCCGGCGCGGCGCAGCGGCAACGAGTTCCTCTTCCAGATGCTCGCGATGCAGAACGTCGAGGTGCTCAACGAGGTCGGCGCCACGAAGATCGTCGTCACCTGCGCGCACTGCTTCAACACGCTGAAGAACGAGTACCCCCAGGTGGGTGGCCAGTTCGAGGTCGTCCACCACACCCAGCTGCTCAACCGGCTGGTGCGCGAGAAGCGGCTGACGCCGGTCTCCCGTCCGGACACCGCCGACACCTCCGGCGTCGCCTCCACCGCCGGCACGGTGACCTACCACGACCCGTGCTACCTCGGTCGCCACAACCAGGTGTATGCCCCGCCCCGTGAGCTGCTCGGCGCGCTGCCCGGGGTGGAGCTCACCGAGATGCCGCGGCACGCCGAGAAGTCCTTCTGCTGCGGCGCCGGCGGTGCCCGCATGTGGATGGAGGAGAAGCTCGGGACGCGCATCAACCTCAACCGCACCGAGGAGGCGCTGGGCACCGGCGCGGACCGGATCGCGATCGGCTGCCCGTTCTGCCGGGTGATGCTCTCCGACGGGCTCACGCAGAAGCAGGCTGAGGGCACGGGCGAGCAGGTCGAGGTGGTCGACGTCGCCCAGATGCTGCTCGCCGCGGTGCGTCGGGGCGAGAGCCCGGAGCCGGCCGAGGCCGCGGACAGCGAGCCGGTCGCCTAG